In Aspergillus fumigatus Af293 chromosome 4, whole genome shotgun sequence, one genomic interval encodes:
- a CDS encoding peptide alpha-N-acetyltransferase complex A subunit NAT1 — translation MPQPLSSKDASSFRQVVRHYENKQYKKGIKLADQILRKTPNHGDTQAMKALIMSNLGQQEEAFVLAKEALRNDMKSHICWHVYGLLYRAEKNYEEAIKAYKFALRIEPESQPIQRDLALLQMQMRDYQGYVQSRSAMLQARPGFRQNWTALAIAHHLAGDLEEAEKVLTTYEETLKQQPPISDMEHSEAVLYKNMIMAEAGKVQQALDHLETIGYRITDVLAVMEMKADYLLRLDRKAEAEAAYTALLERNPENSIYYDGLIRAKGISESDHAALKAFYDAWADKHPRGDAPRRIPLDFLEGEEFKQAADAYLQRMLKKGVPSLFANIKSLYTNPSKRDTVQELVESYVSGNGTAESNGSAEGAATKDNTEFLASTYYFLAQHYNYHLSRNLSKAMECVDKAIELAPKAVEYQMTKARIWKHYGNLQKAAEEMEKARLLDEKDRYINSKAAKYQLRNNDNEKALDNMSKFTRNETVGGALGDLHEMQCVWYLTEDGESYLRQKKLGLALKRFHGVNNIFDVWQEDQFDFHSFSLRKGMIRAYVDMVRWEDRLREHPFYTRMALSAIKAYILLHDEPDLAHGPLPSGLNGSGDQDDAERKKALKKAKKEQQRLEKIEAEKREARKAAAATAKGADGETKKEDPDPLGNKLVQTQDPLKDATKFLTPLLEHSPKNIEAQCLGFEVYLRQKKYALALKCLAAAHQIDASNPTLHVQLLRFRKALDSLSEPLAPEVAEVVNTEFEKLLPKSQNLEEWNNSFLSAHKESPLCTQASLRCRYILQPDSKAQCEKDLVATLDLNNASIETALAGLEILHEWGSDQAAKTAYTEKATSKWPESTVFQLS, via the exons ATGCCGCAGCCTTTGAGTTCCAAGGATGCGTCCTCCTTCCGACAGGTGGTTCGCCACTATGAGAACAAGCAATATAAAAAGG GCATTAAGCTCGCCGACCAGATTCTTCGAAAAACCCCTAACCATGGCGATACGCAGGCGATGAAGGCTTTGATCATGAGCAATCTTGGACAACAAGAGGAGGCATTCGTgttggccaaggaagcccTGCGGAATGACATGAAGTCGCACATTTGCTGGCACGTCTATGGGCTGCTGTACCGAGCAGAGAAAAACTATGAGGAGGCAATTAAGGCATACAAATTCGCGTTGAGGATTGAGCCGGAGTCCCAGCCCATCCAGCGTGACCTCGCTTTGCTCCAGATGCAGATGCGGGATTACCAGGGTTACGTCCAAAGCAGGAGTGCGATGCTGCAAGCTCGTCCGGGCTTCCGCCAGAACTGGACGGCGTTGGCGATTGCGCACCATCTTGCGGGTGATCTcgaggaggcggagaaggttTTGACCACGTACGAGGAGACGCTGAAACAACAGCCGCCGATATCCGACATGGAGCACTCAGAGGCTGTTTTGTACAAGAACATGATCATGGCGGAAGCAGGCAAGGTCCAACAGGCCTTGGACCACCTTGAGACTATTGGATACAGAATTACGGATGTGCTCGCGGTCATGGAAATGAAAGCAGACTACCTTTTGCGATTGGACCGAAAGGCAGAAGCCGAGGCCGCCTACACTGCCCTTCTTGAGCGGAACCCGGAGAACTCGATCTACTATGACGGTCTAATAAGGGCGAAGGGGATCTCAGAAAGCGATCATGCAGCGCTAAAGGCATTCTATGACGCTTGGGCGGACAAGCACCCCAGAGGAGATGCTCCTCGCAGAATTCCACTGGACTTCTTGGAAGGCGAGGAGTTTAAACAAGCGGCGGATGCATACCTGCAGCGTATGCTCAAGAAGGGTGTGCCATCACTCTTTGCAAACATCAAATCTCTGTACACCAATCCTAGCAAACGCGACACGGTACAGGAGCTTGTGGAAAGCTATGTGTCAGGCAATGGGACGGCAGAATCAAACGGGTCCGCGGAAGGAGCGGCAACTAAGGATAACACTGAGTTCCTCGCTTCGACTTACTACTTCCTTGCTCAGCACTATAACTACCACCTGAGTCGCAATCTATCGAAGGCTATGGAGTGCGTCGACAAGGCCATCGAACTAGCCCCAAAGGCTGTCGAGTACCAGATGACCAAAGCCAGGATATGGAAGCACTACGGCAACCTTCAAAAGGCTGCcgaagagatggagaaggcTCGACTtctggatgagaaggacCGCTATATCAACTCTAAGGCGGCGAAGTACCAACTGCGGAATAACGACAACGAAAAGGCACTTGACAACATGAGCAAATTCACCAGGAATGAGACCGTCGGAGGGGCATTGGGCGATCTTCACGAAATGCAGTGTGTTTGGTATCTTACCGAGGATGGAGAGTCATATCTACGACAGAAGAAACTTGGTCTCGCTTTGAAGCGCTTCCATGGAGTGAACAACATTTTTGATGTTTGGCAGGAAGATCAATTTGACTTCCATAGCTTTTCCCTTCGCAAGGGCATGATCAGGGCGTACGTTGATATGGTACGGTGGGAGGATCGTTTGCGCGAACATCCCTTCTACACCAGAATGGCTCTCTCTGCCATCAAAGCATATATTCTACTCCATGACGAACCGGATCTGGCTCACGGTCCACTGCCTAGCGGACTCAATGGCTCAGGCGACCAAGACGACGccgagaggaagaaggccctcaaaaaggccaagaaggaacAGCAACgtctggagaagatcgaagCCGAAAAGCGTGAGGCAAGAAAAGCGGCCGCCGCCACTGCGAAGGGCGCCGATGGAGagacgaagaaagaggatcCTGACCCTCTGGGCAACAAGCTTGTCCAGACGCAGGACCCGCTCAAGGATGCGACCAAGTTCTTGACGCCCTTGTTAGAGCATAGCCCAAAGAATATCGAGGCGCAGTGTCTTGGATTTGAGGTATATCTCAGACAGA AAAAATACGCACTTGCGCTCAAATGTCTTGCCGCCGCTCACCAAATTGACGCAAGCAACCCGACTCTCCATGTTCAGCTCCTGCGCTTCCGCAAAGCCCTTGACAGTCTTTCTGAGCCTCTTGCCCCTGAGGTCGCTGAGGTCGTCAATACTGAATTCGAAAAGCTGCTGCCCAAATCGCAGAATCTCGAAGAGTGGAACAACTCTTTCTTGTCCGCCCACAAGGAGAGTCCTCTGTGCACACAAGCCAGTCTGAGATGCCGCTACATCCTGCAGCCTGACTCCAAGGCGCAGTGCGAAAAGGATTTGGTCGCCACGCTTGACTTGAACAATGCCTCCATCGAGACTGCGCTGGCGGGTCTCGAGATTCTGCACGAGTGGGGAAGTGATCAGGCCGCAAAGACCGCGTACACCGAGAAGGCCACAAGCAAATGGCCTGAATCGACAGTTTTCCAGCTCAGCTGA
- a CDS encoding Tim22-complex subunit TIM54, translating into MAESSNSAAASGQAQNASKSTPKPANPAFRMLGLPNFRFKLPSRNWMIFFTITGSLTAAIVYDRRERRRVQQKWCDLVAHLSKETLPIEQTRRKLTIFLSAPPGDGLRIAREHFKEYVKPILVAAALDYTVIEGRREGDVRAALAERIRKHRRKAGEPSSVVEEMSNEDIIADARQKIGVVEEPGPKGDLVIGRHTWKEYIRGLHEGWLGPLDPPSPPDAPVKGPSVPVEGSETPADGTPAEENTEKKEEAEKKDDKPAKPSGPTPAYVSPAEYSSRSLPPTLPQSLDSSVPIPFPHLLGFLNTPIRLYRYLSRRHLADEIGREVAGLVLASSSRPYHDGSFSSDSELSGAMVDAGASTLSSPDDMMPSSSAKYEQQTVLEKEESEWHKSVHKRDEENPDKEREWIDDIVLDPRIASRMQRSLLSADEEARSQRITEGKEYILGEERPAPVSFWQRMWIKYGYGEDEETIRMKPIIGNLDGADGE; encoded by the exons ATGGCGGAATCCTCCAACTCCGCCGCTGCCTCGGGCCAGGCTCAAAATGCGTCGAAATCTACGCCGAAGCCAGCCAATCCAGCATTCAGGATGCTAG GATTGCCCAACTTCCGTTTCAAGCTTCCATCTCGGAATTGGATGATCTTTTTCACCATCACCGGCTCACTTACGGCTGCCATCGTCTATGATCGTCGCGAAAGACGTCGTGTACAACAGAAGTGGTGTGACTTGGTCGCACACCTCTCCAAGGAGACCCTTCCTATTGAACAGACACGGCGGAAATTAACGATATTTTTGTCCGCGCCGCCGGGCGACGGACTTCGCATTGCTCGTGAACATTTCAAGGAATATGTGAAGCCGATATTAGTCGCGGCAGCTCTAGACTACACAGTCATCGAAGGCAGAAGGGAGGGCGATGTGCGTGCAGCGCTTGCGGAACGAATCCGCAAGCACCGAAGGAAGGCTGGTGAGCCTAGCTCGGTTGTGGAGGAAATGAGCAACgaagacatcatcgccgACGCGAGACAGAAGATCGGAGTCGTTGAAGAACCGGGTCCAAAGGGTGACCTGGTGATTGGACGGCATACCTGGAAAGAATACATCCGGGGTCTTCACGAAGGTTGGCTTGGGCCCCTTGATCCTCCGAGTCCCCCAGATGCACCTGTGAAAGGGCCGTCGGTACCTGTTGAAGGCTCAGAGACGCCTGCAGATGGCACCCCCGCTGAAGAAAACActgaaaagaaggaggaagcggagaAAAAGGACGACAAACCTGCCAAGCCTAGTGGGCCGACACCAGCCTATGTCTCTCCGGCCGAATATTCATCGCGGAGTCTTCCGCCCACCCTCCCACAGTCCTTGGACAGCTCCGTCCCCATCCCTTTCCCACATTTGCTGGGTTTCTTGAATACACCAATCAGACTCTACCGTTACCTGAGCCGACGCCATCTAGCCGATGAGATCGGAAGGGAAGTCGCTGGTCTTGTCCTCGCCTCGTCCAGCAGACCATATCATGATGGTTCCTTCAGCTCCGACTCCGAACTGAGCGGCGCAATGGTTGACGCCGGTGCTTCAACTTTGTCTTCACCCGATGACATGatgccttcatcttctgcaaaGTACGAGCAGCAAACCGTCCTCGAAAAGGAAGAGTCCGAATGGCACAAATCAGTGCACAAGAGGGACGAGGAAAACCCTGACAAGGAGCGCGAGTGGATAGATGATATCGTCCTGGACCCACGCATTGCATCTCGGATGCAGCGCTCCCTTCTCTCCGCTGACGAAGAGGCGCGCTCACAACGCATTACTGAGGGCAAGGAATACATTCTCGGTGAAGAAAGGCCCGCCCCTGTCTCCTTCTGGCAGCGGATGTGGATCAAGTATGGCTAcggggaggatgaagaaaccATCAGGATGAAGCCCATCATTGGCAATCTTGATGGAGCGGATGGCGAATGA
- a CDS encoding serine/threonine protein kinase CBK1 codes for MDPNSNRLHLNFGFNDRNGYNAAAANNRAYPTTPSAFPQPIYQNQGPQDYVDAQNGAYNQGGYFMANPYPPQYSQAPYSQQQQQQPQQPQQHNLASPQPTYQTRMAYNANDGTNGLIQQFSNQDLNSTRTGFFGRAASPAQRPRTAGSSAPGQQQPGHLAPPMPRSPRTPAENEELQRYPERYSENVHKRGKAAKELVNVFFHENIERARDRNMRSAELDKMIRDPSISKEKKRQEAEIAARKESTFLRFLRTKETPANFQTIKIIGKGAFGEVKLVQRKTDGKIYALKSLIKTEMFKKDQLAHVRAERDILADSKDNPWLVKLHASFQDSAYLYLLMEFLPGGDLMTMLIKYEIFSEDITRFYMAEIVMAIEAVHKLGFLHRDIKPDNILLDRGGHVKLTDFGLSTGGKKTHDNSYYQNLLKNSTSKDKNRNSGYFNDAINLTVSNRGQINTWRKSRRAMAYSTVGTPDYIAPEIFNGQGYTYLCDWWSVGAIMFECLVGWPPFCAEDTTDTYRKIVNWRECLYFPEELTLSRDSESLIRSFLCDAEHRIGNEGGQFGGATQIKNHPFFRGVVWEQLRNIRAPFEPKLSSNIDVSYFPIDEIPQEDTSAIHRAQARAMPEEQEAEMSLPFIGYTYKAFNAFQGN; via the exons ATGGATCCTAACAGTAATCGTCTCCACCTGAATTTCGGGTTCAACGATCGCAATGGATACAACGCAGCAGCGGCAAACAACCGCGCATATCCAACAACCCCCTCTGCTTTCCCTCAGCCGATATACCAGAATCAGGGTCCTCAGGATTATGTCGACGCTCAAAATGGGGCTTACAACCAAGGAGGATACTTTATGGCCAACCCGTATCCTCCCCAGTATTCTCAGGCGCCTTAcagccagcagcagcagcaacaaccgCAGCAACCGCAACAGCACAATCTGGCGTCCCCTCAGCCGACCTATCAGACACGGATGGCCTACAATGCCAACGATGGGACAAATGGACTTATCCAGCAGTTTTCCAACCAGGATCTGAACTCGACGCGCACGGGGTTTTTTGGCCGTGCTGCCTCTCCTGCTCAGAGACCTCGCACGGCTGGTTCTTCTGCCCCCGGACAACAGCAACCGGGCCATCTCGCCCCTCCTATGCCTCGGAGTCCCCGAACTCCGGCTGAGAACGAAGAACTTCAACGGTATCCCGAACGCTACTCTGAGAACGTTCATAAGCGTGGTAAGGCGGCGAAAGAGTTGGTGAATGTATTTTTCCATGAGAACATTGAGCGGGCACGCGATCGTAACATGCG TTCTGCCGAGCTCGACAAGATGATCCGTGACCCTAGTATttccaaggaaaagaagcgCCAGGAGGCCGAGATTGCTGCAAGAAAGGAGTCAACCTTCCTACGATTCCTCCGAACCAAGGAGACACCTGCCAACTTCCAGACCATCAAGATTATCGGAAAGGGTGCCTTTGGTGAAGTCAAACTCGTGCAACGGAAGACCGACGGCAAAATCTATGCCCTCAAATCTTTGATCAAGACGGAAATGTTCAAGAAGGATCAGCTGGCTCACGTTCGTGCTGAGCGTGACATTCTGGCGGACTCCAAGGACAACCCGTGGCTCGTGAAGCTGCATGCCTCTTTTCAAGACAGCGCCTATCTCTATCTGCTCATGGAGTTCTTACCTGGAGGTGATCTGATGACCATGCTCATTAAGTACGAAATCTTCTCCGAGGATATTACGCGATTTTATATGGCAGAAATCGTAATGGCCATCGAAGCCGTCCACAAGCTTGGTTTCCTCCATCG TGACATCAAACCTGACAACATTCTGCTTGACCGAGGTGGTCACGTCAAGCTTACGGATTTCGGTCTCTCAACTGGAGGCAAGAAAACTCACGACAATTCATATTACCAGAATCTTTTGAAGAACTCGACTTCGAAGGATAAGAATCGCAACTCCGGATACTTCAACGATGCAATAAACCTGACGGTCTCGAATCGGGGGCAGATCAACACCTGGAGAAAATCCCGCCGGGCCATGGCTTATTCGACAGTCGGCACACCTGATTACATTGCACCCGAAATTTTCAATGGTCAGGGATATACCTATCTTTGTGATTGGTGGTCTGTTGGTGCTATCATGTTCGAATGCCTTGTGGGTTGGCCCCCGTTCTGTGCCGAGGATACCACGGATACCTACCGTAAGATCGTCAACTGGAGAGAATGCTTGTATTTCCCCGAGGAACTTACGCTGTCCCGCGATTCGGAATCGTTGATACGGAG CTTCCTATGCGACGCGGAACACCGTATCGGCAATGAAGGCGGCCAATTCGGTGGTGCTACACAAATCAAGAACCACCCATTCTTCCGTGGAGTGGTATGGGAGCAACTTCGTAATATCCGCGCTCCCTTCGAGCCGAAGCTCAGCTCGAACATCGATGTTTCGTACTTCCCCATCGACGAG
- a CDS encoding MIX23 family protein produces MPGASSTSTPQLSPQFCFNERVLLDFLRLSRATIDDSISQNLNALVTPAREGFDPSSTAIRQTDSRAGKPIDADACQNFKDNVLFQSWQTRSDVLNFCAGVATSPDPDDPDLILRQEESAKEREKIVDERLDPYSARYFPKELRTESLANLVRNQRTVEDIIRARTWSVVTERCSDSAYTWEEALNNWRQRKQR; encoded by the exons ATGCCTGGGGCATCGTCGACATCAACCCCACAATTGAGTCCTCAGTTCTGCTTCAATGAGAGGGTCCTCTTAG ATTTTCTGCGGCTTTCTAGGGCGACAATCGATGACTCCATTTCGCAGAATCTCAATGCCCTGGTCACCCCAGCTCGAGAGGGGTTTGATCCCTCGTCAACTGCAATTCGTCAAACGGACTCCAGAGCTGGAAAACCGATAGATGCCGATGCATGCCAGAACTTCAAAGACAACGTCCTCTTCCAGTCATGGCAAACGCGGTCTGATGTACTGAACTTCTGCGCTGGGGTGGCGACCAGTCCCGATCCCGACGATCCGGATCTTATTCTTCGACAGGAAGAGTCGGCAAAGGAACGGGAAAAGATTGTTGATGAAAGATTGGATCCATACTCTGCTCGATATTTCCCGAAAGAGCTGAGGACAGAGTCGCTTGCGAACTTGGTTCGGAACCAAAGAACAGTGGAAGACATCATAAGAGCGCGAACCTGGAGCGTAGTTACTGAGAGGTGCAGTGATTCGGCCTACACCTGGGAGGAGGCTTTGAATAACTGGCGCCAGAGGAAGCAACGGTGA